In Topomyia yanbarensis strain Yona2022 chromosome 2, ASM3024719v1, whole genome shotgun sequence, one DNA window encodes the following:
- the LOC131685217 gene encoding neurofibromin isoform X4 yields the protein MATQKPGEWANSLLARFEEQLPYRTGPHGTQARLSIDQTMTCLIQISRYRFSLVISGLTKMLQRVNEIFIILQFQPPACRGHEPERCCYDSLIIILETLERCLSGQSKDTARFEEAMNVKLLLREICQFIDIQNENNQNATSLKALASKVLYALSQNHFGAVFNRISARLQELSTSSEENPDYSDIELIQHIDLDVNRLTKLLTETIQKFKSLKKSAHFILLNSLEKALWNWIEFHPKEFEDLQRNPNDELSKGCETFFDILDSYAENKKARSAVWPLQIMLLVLSPKVLEEIVNADSGAPCSPRHLKKKHFMEGIKKGLGAHASSKQSTESAAIACVKLCKASTYININDSNNVTFQLVQSIINDLKTLLFNPAKPFSRGQGYNFQDIDLMIDCWVSCFRIKPHNNEALKVCLSLNSPPAYHFVIVSSLLKIVTQARLPWWPQIDLVYARSGELRALFTDTLNKATQGYIAHTPLRMITSLTLKSKDAQSRLTRPDEGPAHKALLLLMVRLIHADPMLLLNSLGKAGHEVQSSTLELINGLVSLVHQPTMPDVAQEAMEALLALHSPDKIEVWNPEAPINTFWDVSSQVLFSISQKLIQHQIANYTDVLKWLREILICRNTFLQRHKDYANVGSQIAICRQAHIKLEVVFFMYLWSVDLDAVMVSLSCFGLLCEEAEIRSGSDELTVVCILANYHLYQELSHTSSTLTTQNVESRYNFYEHTQGRAALQKNIMSLLRKIEHCVNGVQPAWEETFRNWEVTSKLLQNYPKGKPEEGQAEVFHRSMGKRRASHQSSEHDLEEQITEWANMTWFLLALGGVCLQKPRLQRVTQSQMLPIGVSGPSLMQSTTSLSSSSSGRGSMHPIMGTLVSSIGGGSQDVQYCPVTQFIGQLLRLLVCNNEKFGPQIQKHVKELVGQEMSAQLYPILFDQIRAIVEKFFDQQGQVVVTDINTQFIEHTIYIMKSVLDGRQSKDQNDQPSNAEHLGVTSIENLMLAIVRYVRHLDMTVHAIHIKTKLCQLVEVMMKRRDDLAFRQEMKFRNKLVEYLTDWVMGTSHQIAPPSSGDVTIITRDLDQACMEAVAALLRGLPLQPEESDRGDLMDAKSALFLKYFTLFMNLLNDCVDGSEADKDTNNPPLLPPRPRVAAGKLTALRNATIQAMSNLLSANIDSGLMHSIDLGYNPDLQTRAAFMEVLTQILQQGTEFDTLAESVMADRFEQLVQLVTMISDKGELPIAMALASVVTTSQMDELARVLVTLFDAKHLLSPLLWNMFYREVEVSDCMQTLFRGNSLGSKIMAFCFKIYGASYLQGLLEPLIRPLLDDPVTSFEVDPARLEANEDIEENRKNLIALTQKVFDAIVNSADRFPPQLRSMCHCLYQVLSKRFPNLLQNNIGAVGTVIFLRFINPAIVSPQELGIVGKQVPTQTKRGLMLMSKILQNIANHVEFSKEQHMLCFNDFLRSHFEDGRRFFIKIASDCETVDQTSHSMSFISDANVLALHRLLWSHQERIGDYLSSSRDHKAVGRRPFDKMATLLAYLGPPEHKPVDSHLLFSSYARWSSIDMSSTNFEEIMVKHQMHEKEEFKTLKSMNIFYQAGTSKAGNPVFYYIARRYKIGETNGDLLIYHVILTLKPFCHSPFEVVIDFTHTCSDNRFRTEFLQKWFYVLPEVAYENLHAAYIYNCNSWVREYTKFHDRILAPLKGCRKLIFLDSPAKLNDVIDPEQQKLPGATLSLDEDLKVFNNALKLSHKDTKVAIKVGPTALQITSAEKTKVLAHSVLLNDVYYASEIEEVCLVDDNQFTLSIANESSQLSFIHNDCDNIVQAIIHIRNRWELSQPDSVTVHQKIRPKDVPGTLLNMALLNLGSSDPNLRTAAYNQLCALTATFDLKIAGQLLETQGLCIPSNNTIFIKSVSETLATNEPHLTLEFLEECIQGFQRSTIELKHLCLEYMTPWLANLVRFCKPSDEGKRQKQVALILEKLINLTIEQKEMYPSIQAKIWGSIGRITELIDMVLDNFIHKSVSSGLGSPQVEIMADTAVALASANVQLVAKKVIGRLCRVMDKTCHSPTAYLEQHMMWDDIAILARYLLMLSFNNCLDVARHLPYLFHTVTFLVCSGSLSMRASTHGLVINIIHSLCTCTKPSFSEDTQRVLRLSLDEFSLPKFYLLFGISKVKSAAVTAFRSSCRHPNDRWLGNERVSQAPPPDRERLALPSLEVITDALLEIMEACMRDIPECDWLQTWTSLAKSFAFCYNPALQPRALIVFGCISKSITDQDVKQLLRILVKALESFTDTILLESLVMCLTRLQPLLRPESPIHKALFWVAVSVLQLDEPTLYAAGLALLEQNLHTLNSQQLFDKQNIADVMMTTREPLEWHFKQLDHAVGLSFKSNFHFALVGHLLKGFRHPTPTTVSRTSRVLTMLLGIVAKPHERDKFEVTPDSVAYLTALVCLSEEVRSRCHVKHTLPRWPVETGVAAEPGSGGDHLAAGGTAGSQAGTAGSQNVRRQKSWDMLDQSAIQFARQSHKVQPHQDPAIRGKSWRSLDLTHNPHLGMISHSTFVSHACTNTNTSTPSAYNTTTNSNNTITNNSNNTVGSSQLGGAYHRSDFRNRRSSSEPVNHQMVLTNPNIAKLLALRQAHIYPATGISSAPLPTGFGQNCSTGNAATTTTTTTNNLTTAHTSSATTTSTLTINTANSSATNSTSPAQSIEEIENDDEANNFIVDCLQDISSIKERGSRSSVSNESNVLLDPEVLPDSSTQALVLTVLATLVKYTTDETETRVLYQYLAEGSVVFPKVFPVIHSLLDQKVNNVLSVSTDQIVLASVQSIIQNMLASEDASQQPLHFLQSCGFGGLWRFAGPFTKYNMMVESSELFVNCLEAMVETCLPMEDNSPMPPSPRPYNLSSSLSSLTLGSPTDKAFSSESLDHDGFSGSVSSLRRASCSKARSTKHRFVDSPTHNI from the exons ATGGCAACGCAAAAGCCCGGTGAGTGGGCTAACTCACTTTTGGCCCGTTTCGAAGAGCAG CTGCCGTATCGAACCGGTCCGCATGGAACGCAGGCACGACTAAGCATCGATCAGACGATGACCTGTTTGATACAGATCTCCCGCTATCGGTTTTCGTTGGTCATCTCCGGCCTAACGAAAATGCTGCAGCGAGTGAATGAAATC TTCATTATTTTACAGTTCCAGCCACCGGCCTGCCGAGGACACGAACCGGAACGGTGCTGCTATGATTCGTTAATTATTATACTGGAAACGCTAGAGCGCTGCCTGTCTGGTCAATCGAAGGATACGGCTCGCTTCGAAGAGGCAATGAATGTGAAGTTACTATTGAGAGAGATTTGTCAGTTTATTG ACATTCAAAACGAAAACAACCAGAATGCAACTTCGCTGAAAGCTCTCGCATCCAAGGTTCTCTATGCACTGTCGCAAAATCATTTCGGAGCTGTCTTCAATCGTATTTCGGCTCGACTGCAGGAACTCAGTACATCTTCGGAAGAGAATCCAGACTACAGTGACATCGAGTTGATTCAGCATATTGATCTGGATGTAAATCGGCTTACGAAATTGTTAACTGAGACCATTCAGaaatttaaatcattgaaaAAGTCGGCTCACTTCATTTTACTGAACTCACTGGAAAAGGCTCTGTGGAATTGGATTGAGTTTCACCCGAAAGAGTTTGAAGATCTGCAGCGCAACCCGAACGATGAGCTGTCTAAAGGTTGCGAGACTTTCTTCGACATTCTGGACTCTTACGCAGAGAACAAGAAAGCTCGGTCAGCTGTTTGGCCACTGCAGATCATGCTTCTGGTTTTGAGTCCGAAGGTATTGGAAGAGATTGTTAATGCGGACTCGGGTGCTCCCTGTTCGCCGAGACACCTAAAGAAAAAGCATTTCATGGAAGGGATCAAGAAGGGATTGGGAGCGCATGCCTCCTCTAAACAGTCAACCGAATCGGCAGCTATCGCGTGTGTAAAGCTTTGCAAGGCTTCCACATACATCAACATCAACGATTCAAATAACGTCACTTTCCAGCTAGTGCAAAGTATTATCAATGACCTCAAAACGTTGCTGTTCAATCCTGCCAAACCGTTCTCCCGTGGACAGGGTTATAACTTCCAGGATATTGATCTGATGATCGATTGCTGGGTGTCCTGCTTCCGGATTAAGCCGCACAACAACGAAGCTCTGAAAGTTTGTCTCAGTTTGAACTCACCGCCTGCGTATCACTTCGTGATTGTTAGTTCACTGCTGAAAATTGTTACCCAAGCGAGACTGCCCTGGTGGCCACAGATTGATCTGGTTTATGCACGTTCCGGAGAGCTTAGGGCACTGTTTACAGACACTTTGAACAAAGCAACGCAGGGTTACATAGCGCATACTCCGCTGAGAATGATAACTTCGTTGACACTCAAATCTAAAGACGCCCAGAGTCGCTTGACTCGACCCGACGAAGGCCCGGCACATAAAGCTCTGCTGCTACTGATGGTTCGGTTGATTCATGCCGATCCGATGCTTTTGTTGAACAGTCTTGGTAAAGCCGGTCATGAAGTGCAAAGTTCAACTCTTGAACTGATCAACGGACTTGTCTCGCTGGTACATCAACCAACGATGCCCGATGTGGCGCAGGAAGCTATGGAAGCACTATTGGCGCTTCATTCTCCGGATAAAATCGAGGTATGGAATCCGGAAGCTCCCATCAACACATTCTGGGACGTCAGTTCCCAAGTACTGTTCTCCATCTCGCAGAAGCTGATCCAGCATCAAATCGCAAACTACACTGACGTACTCAAGTGGCTACGTGAGATTCTGATCTGTCGAAACACATTCCTCCAGCGGCACAAGGATTACGCTAATGTAGGCAGCCAGATTGCCATCTGCCGGCAGGCACACATCAAGTTAGAAGTGGTGTTTTTCATGTACCTGTGGTCGGTAGATTTGGACGCCGTTATGGTTTCCCTGTCCTGCTTTGGTTTGCTTTGCGAGGAAGCCGAAATACGTTCCGGTTCGGACGAACTCACCGTTGTGTGCATCCTAGCGAACTACCATCTGTATCAGGAGCTTTCGCACACGTCCAGCACACTTACCACGCAGAATGTGGAGTCCCGGTACAACTTTTACGAACATACGCAGGGCAGAGCGGCACTGCAGAAGAATATTATGTCGCTGTTGCGTAAAATCGAACACTGCGTCAATGGAGTTCAGCCGGCTTGGGAGGAAACGTTTCGCAACTGGGAGGTAACCTCGAAGCTGTTACaaaattatcccaaaggtaAACCCGAGGAAGGTCAAGCAGAGGTGTTTCACCGGAGCATGGGAAAGAGACGGGCCAGTCATCAGAGCTCGGAACACGATCTGGAAGAACAGATTACCGAGTGGGCAAACATGACCTGGTTTTTGCTAGCTTTGGGAGGTGTTTGTCTGCAGAAACCTCGCCTTCAGCGCGTGACGCAAAGTCAGATGCTGCCGATTGGTGTCAGTGGTCCCTCGTTGATGCAGTCGACAACATCGTTGTCCAGTTCCAGCTCTGGGCGAGGTTCGATGCATCCAATAATGGGCACCTTGGTGTCCTCAATTGGGGGTGGAAGTCAGGACGTCCAGTATTGTCCAGTAACGCAGTTCATCGGACAGTTGCTTCGACTGTTGGTCTGCAATAATGAGAAGTTTGGTCCGCAAATACAGAAACACGTCAAGGAACTGGTTGGACAGGAAATGTCTGCCCAACTGTATCCGATACTGTTCGATCAGATTCGAGCGATCGTGGAAAAGTTTTTCGACCAGCAAGGTCAGGTCGTGGTGACAGATATCAACACGCAATTTATCGAACATACAATTTACATTATGAAGTCGGTGCTGGACGGTCGACAAAGCAAAGATCAGAATGATCAACCCTCAAATGCTGAACATCTGGGAGTCACGAGTATCGAAAACTTAATGTTGGCCATCGTAAGGTATGTCCGTCATCTAGACATGACGGTGCACGCAATTCACATCAAAACCAAGCTCTGCCAGTTGGTTGAAGTTATGATGAAACGACGTGATGATTTGGCGTTCCGGCAGGAGATGAAATTTCGGAACAAGCTGGTTGAATACTTGACGGACTGGGTCATGGGAACGTCCCATCAGATAGCACCCCCTAGTTCGGGAGATGTGACTATCATAACACGCGATCTCGATCAGGCCTGTATGGAAGCAGTGGCAGCACTGCTACGCGGACTCCCTCTACAACCGGAGGAGTCCGATCGTGGTGACCTGATGGACGCCAAGAGTGCTCTTTTCTTGAAATACTTTACGCTGTTTATGAATCTCCTGAACGATTGTGTTGATGGATCAGAGGCAGATAAGGATACGAACAATCCACCGTTACTTCCACCACGTCCTCGAGTAGCTGCCGGGAAGTTGACGGCTTTGCGAAACGCTACCATTCAAGCAATGTCTAATCTGCTCAGCGCCAACATCGATTCCGGACTGATGCACTCCATTGATCTTGGATACAATCCGGATCTGCAAACACGGGCTGCTTTCATGGAAGTGTTGACGCAAATTCTACAACAGGGCACCGAGTTCGATACACTAGCAGAGTCAGTTATGGCAGATCGATTCGAACAGCTCGTTCAGTTGGTGACGATGATCAGCGATAAAGGCGAACTTCCAATTGCCATGGCACTTGCATCAGTCGTTACAACCTCCCAGATGGATGAACTTGCTCGCGTTCTGGTAACCCTGTTCGATGCCAAACATCTGCTCTCTCCTTTGCTGTGGAATATGTTCTACCGGGAAGTTGAGGTTTCCGACTGCATGCAAACCTTGTTCCGGGGAAACTCGCTCGGAAGTAAAATCATGGCATTCTGTTTCAAGATTTACGGTGCCAGTTATCTGCAAGGATTGCTGGAACCACTGATCCGACCGCTACTGGATGACCCAGTAACCAGTTTTGAGGTGGATCCCGCTCGTTTGGAAGCCAACGAAGACATCGAAGAAAACCGGAAAAATCTTATCGCCCTCACCCAAAAAGTTTTCGACGCCATCGTCAACTCCGCCGATCGTTTTCCTCCGCAGCTACGCTCGATGTGCCATTGCTTGTATCAGGTCCTGAGCAAGCGTTTTCCCAACCTTTTGCAGAACAACATCGGAGCCGTCGGAACGGTCATCTTTCTTCGCTTCATCAATCCGGCGATCGTTTCCCCGCAGGAACTGGGAATCGTTGGCAAACAGGTTCCCACCCAGACCAAACGGGGTCTCATGCTGATGTCTaaaattttacagaacattGCAAACCACGTGGAATTTTCCAAAGAGCAGCACATGCTATGTTTTAACGATTTTCTACGATCACACTTCGAGGACGGTCGTCGGTTTTTCATCAAAATCGCGTCGGACTGTGAAACAGTTGATCAGACTTCCCACAGTATGAGTTTCATCTCGGATGCCAACGTGTTGGCCTTACACCGTTTGCTGTGGTCCCACCAGGAGCGAATTGGAGACTATCTGTCGAGTAGCCGTGATCATAAAGCCGTTGGGAGGCGACCGTTCGATAAAATGGCAACCCTACTGGCCTATCTGGGGCCTCCGGAGCATAAACCGGTTGATTCGCATCTGTTGTTTTCGAGCTACGCTCGCTGGAGTTCGATCGACATGTCCTCAACCAACTTCGAGGAGATTATGGTGAAACATCAAATGCACGAGAAGGAAGAGTTCAAAACTCTCAAATCGATGAACATTTTCTACCAGGCAGGAACCAGCAAAGCTGGCAACCCTGTGTTTTACTACATCGCTCGACGCTACAAGATCGGCGAAACCAATGGCGATCTGCTGATCTACCATGTGATCCTGACCTTGAAACCCTTTTGCCATTCACCGTTCGAAGTGGTAATCGATTTTACGCACACCTGCTCGGACAATCGTTTCCGCACGGaatttctacaaaaatggttcTATGTTCTCCCGGAAGTCGCCTACGAAAACCTCCATGCTGCCTACATCTACAACTGCAACTCGTGGGTTCGTGAATACACTAAGTTTCACGATCGAATTCTTGCCCCTCTGAAAGGCTGCCGAAAGCTGATCTTCCTGGACTCGCCGGCAAAACTTAACGACGTAATCGACCCGGAGCAGCAGAAACTTCCCGGTGCAACTCTTTCCCTCGACGAAGATCTCAAAGTTTTCAACAACGCTCTTAAACTTAGTCACAAAGATACCAAAGTAGCGATAAAGGTTGGGCCAACAGCACTGCAGATTACTTCAGCCGAAAAAACCAAAGTCCTGGCACACTCCGTACTGCTGAACGATGTTTACTACGCCTCTGAAATTGAGGAAGTCTGTTTGGTGGACGACAATCAGTTCACACTGTCGATCGCCAACGAAAGCTCGCAGCTGAGCTTCATCCACAACGACTGCGACAACATAGTCCAAGCGATTATCCACATTCGTAATCGTTGGGAACTGAGCCAACCGGATTCGGTTACCGTTCATCAGAAGATTCGACCGAAGGATGTTCCGGGTACATTGCTAAATATGGCTCTGCTTAATTTGGGATCCTCGGATCCCAACCTGCGAACAGCAGCCTACAACCAGCTATGCGCTTTAACTGCAACGTTCGACCTAAAGATCGCGGGCCAGCTTTTGGAGACCCAGGGTCTATGTATCCCCTCGAACAATacgattttcatcaaatctgTCAGCGAAACGTTAGCAACGAATGAACCACACCTCACGCTAGAATTTCTGGAGGAGTGCATCCAAGGTTTCCAGCGGAGCACGATCGAGTTGAAGCATTTGTGCTTGGAGTACATGACTCCTTGGTTGGCCAATCTGGTGCGGTTCTGTAAACCCTCCGACGAGGGCAAACGGCAGAAGCAAGTGGCTTTGATACTTGAAAAGCTGATCAATCTCACGATCGAGCAAAAGGAAATGTATCCTTCGATTCAAGCAAAGATCTGGGGATCGATCGGACGGATTACGGAGCTGATCGATATGGTGCTGGATAACTTCATACATAAATCAGTAAGCTCTGGACTGGGATCACCGCAGGTAGAAATCATGGCTGATACGGCTGTGGCACTGGCCTCGGCGAACGTTCAGCTGGTTGCGAAAAAAGTCATTGGCAGGCTGTGTCGTGTGATGGACAAAACTTGTCATTCGCCTACAGCGTACCTGGAACAGCACATGATGTGGGATGACATCGCGATTCTTGCCCGCTACCTGCTAATGTTGTCCTTCAACAATTGTTTGGACGTCGCACGCCATTTGCCGTACCTGTTCCACACAGTTACCTTCCTAGTTTGCAGCGGATCTCTTTCGATGCGTGCATCGACCCACGGTCTAGTCATCAATATTATTCACTCGCTATGTACCTGCACCAAACCGTCCTTCTCAGAGGACACCCAACGAGTTCTACGACTTTCGCTGGACGAATTCTCCCTGCCTAAATTCTATCTGCTCTTTGGCATCAGCAAAGTAAAATCTGCTGCCGTCACGGCTTTCCGTTCATCCTGTCGTCACCCAAACGACCGCTGGCTTGGCAATGAACGTGTCTCGCAGGCACCGCCACCCGATCGTGAACGGCTAGCACTCCCATCGCTGGAAGTCATTACGGATGCTCTGCTTGAAATCATGGAAGCTTGCATGCGAGATATCCCGGAGTGTGATTGGCTACAAACCTGGACCTCACTGGCTAAAAGCTTCGCTTTCTGCTACAATCCTGCCTTACAGCCGCGGGCTCTTATCGTGTTCGGTTGCATCTCAAAAAGCATCACCGATCAGGACGTCAAACAGCTGCTCCGAATCCTAGTCAAAGCTTTGGAATCCTTCACCGATACTATCCTGCTGGAGTCTCTAGTCATGTGTCTTACCCGGTTGCAACCGTTGTTACGTCCCGAATCACCCATCCACAAGGCCCTGTTCTGGGTAGCTGTCAGCGTACTTCAGCTGGACGAGCCCACACTCTACGCAGCCGGATTGGCTCTGCTGGAGCAAAACCTGCACACCCTCAACTCGCAGCAACTTTTCGACAAGCAAAACATTGCTGATGTTATGATGACCACACGGGAACCGCTGGAGTGGCACTTTAAGCAGCTCGATCATGCCGTCGGTCTGTCGTTCAAATCAAACTTTCACTTTGCCCTGGTGGGTCATCTGTTGAAGGGCTTCCGGCATCCGACGCCGACGACGGTTTCGCGCACTTCACGGGTGCTGACCATGTTGTTGGGAATTGTGGCGAAGCCTCATGAACGCGATAAGTTCGAGGTGACACCGGACAGTGTGGCTTATTTGACGG CCCTGGTTTGCCTGTCCGAGGAGGTCCGTTCCCGTTGTCACGTGAAGCACACGTTACCGCGATGGCCGGTAGAAACCGGTGTCGCCGCGGAACCTGGTAGTGGTGGTGATCATCTGGCAGCTGGGGGTACTGCCGGTTCGCAAGCCGGTACCGCTGGTAGCCAAAATGTGCGCCGACAAAAATCCTGGGATATGCTGGACCAATCGGCGATCCAGTTCGCACGTCAATCGCACAAAGTTCAACCGCATCAG GACCCAGCTATCAGAGGAAAATCCTGGCGAAGTTTAGACTTAACCCATAATCCGCATCTAGGAATGATCAGTCATTCCACGTTTGTGTCACATGCCTGTACTAATACTAATACGAGCACCCCCTCTGCGTATAACACCACAACCAACAGCAACAACACGATCACCAACAATTCAAACAACACCGTCGGCAGTAGTCAGCTCGGTGGTGCCTACCACCGGAGTGATTTCCGCAATCGTCGCTCCTCGTCGGAACCGGTTAATCACCAGATGGTGTTGACTAACCCGAACATTGCCAAACTGTTGGCCCTCAGACAGGCTCACATTTACCCAGCGACTGGCATCTCTTCCGCTCCCCTCCCTACTGGTTTTGGTCAAAATTGTAGTACTGGAAATGCAGCTactaccaccaccaccaccaccaacaACCTGACCACTGCTCATACAAGTTCTGCCACTACCACCAGTACGCTAACGATCAATACGGCCAACAGTAGTGCCACTAACAGTACTAGCCCGGCACAGTCTATCGAAGAGATTGAAAACGACGATGAGGCAAATAACTTCATCGTCGACTGTTTGCAAGACATTTCATCGATCAAA